A genomic segment from Bubalus bubalis isolate 160015118507 breed Murrah chromosome 5, NDDB_SH_1, whole genome shotgun sequence encodes:
- the LOC123333785 gene encoding U1 small nuclear ribonucleoprotein C-like translates to MCVCDGDLAELCASACAGASVRPWVRLPCALSRAPCALPRPAASPNRLRLQSLGRSRRVGSAPSAPAPPRPRAGLRRSPGIAQGPRGWRVGGGEIRRRPGPKSGGITDPSSLPDPDLGRLHPATPLGVHADTAPAPRGIPRCTITQLPP, encoded by the exons atgtgtgtatgtgacGGGGACCTCGCCGAGCTCTGCGCGTCTGCGTGTGCGGGGGCGTCCGTCCGTCCGTGGGTCCGTCTGCCCTGCGCTCTGTCCCGTGCTCCGTGCGCGCTCCCTCGCCCGGCCGCCTCGCCAAACCGGCTTCGGCTGCAGAGTCTCGGGCGCAGCCGCCGGGTCGGCTCGGCACCCTCGGCCCCggctccgccccgcccccgggcGGGCTTGCGCCGCTCCCCGGGAATTGCGCAGGGCCCGCGGGGCTggcgggtggggggcggggagatcCGGCGGCGTCCGGGGCCCAAGTCGGGCGGGATCACAGACCCTTCATCCCTGCCTGACCCTGATCTCGGGCGCCTGCACCCCGCAACTCCGCTTGGAGTCCACGCAGACACTGCGCCCGCGCCGAG GGGGATACCAAGGTGCACCATCACACAGCTACCACCCTGA